Genomic DNA from Marinobacter sp. LV10MA510-1:
AATCACCGCGGCCGCTCCGGCCAGTAACGCAATGCCAGCGTTGCCAAACACCAGAACCTGCAAAGACGGCAGACCGGAAACCGCCAGCAGCATGCCAATGACCGACGTGAGAATCATCATCGCGACGACTTTGGGTTTGGTCAGTTCCAGATAGTCACGCCAGTGCGCAGCAGTATGGTTACCGGCCGAATTGCCCAAAGAGTTGTCGACTGGGTTGCCAATAGCGTTGGCCGGTACCGGCAAGACGTTCGCTTGCTCACTCATGCCGTTATCTCCTGATGCTTTCCTGAATTCATCGAATTGTTTTTAACGCCTGAAAGCTGTGCTGGCAAGCCCTGGGACAACTGACGTTGATGCCAGATCAGCTGAATCACGCTCAGCAACAACAGCGCACCGGTGGCGTTATGGGCCACGGCGACCGCCAGCGGAATGTAGAGAATCACATTAGCCAGGCCCAGCGCAATCTGTGCCAGCAGAACAACCGCTACCACAGCCACTGACTGGCCTAGGCCATTGCGCCGGCGCCGGGCCCACAGCAGCGCCAGTAGCACGCTGAAATAAACCAGCACAACAGCGGCACCCAGGCGATGGCTGACATGAATAGCCACCCGGCCATCAGCGTTAAGCTGGCCTCCCAGATAATTGGGCCCAACGTGCTGGGTTATGTCAAAGCCGTGGGCAAAATCCATTCCCTGCGGCCACCACTGGCCACCGCAGGTGGGTAAATCAGTACAGGCCACGGCGGCGTAGTTGGCGGCAGTCCAAGCACCCAAGGCAATCTGCATAACCACCAGCAGCAACCCGCCATAAAGCCAGCGGCGAAGCCCCGAGCCCGAACAGGCAGACTTCAACACGGCCGTTTGCGCCGACCCGCCCCGCACGCGGCTGCGTAGCCTTAACACCAACAACGCTAGCAAACTCAGGGTGGTAAAGCCTCCTAGCAAATGCAAAGCCACCACCTGGGGCCATAATTTCAGGGTAACGGTCCACATGCCAAATGCACCTTGCAGCACAATAAAACCGGCTATAAACAGGGGCAGCTTTACCGGGACATTCCGTTTGCGCTGGCGTACGGCGTAAGCCGCCAGTCCGAACACCAGAAGGCCCAGCATGCCGGCAGCATAGCGGTGAATCATTTCGGGCCATCCTTTGGCAACATCCACCGGAGTTTCCGGAAAGCGCACATTGGCGATGGCAATGCTGGTTTCGCTTTGCGGCACCGTCAGAAAACCGTAGCAACCGGGCCAGTCCGGGCACCCCAGGCCGGCGTGTACCAGCCGGGTCCAGGCGCCGAGCATGATCACCCCCACGGCCAGCCCAACGGCCAGCACGGCCAAGCGCAACATCAAACGAGGTACCGTTATGGATTCGGTATTGCTGGCGTAATTCTTCGTCATCATCACCCGCCTTAGCCGATTCGCGAAATTTTCAGCAGATGTTTCAGGTCATCCAGCACATCACCCCCCGGTACACTTGCCGGGTAGCGCATCATAATATTACCTAAAGGATCGACCAGCAGCAGTTGTGGCGCTTCCGACGGCTCCACGCCCGGTGGCCATACAGGAGTTTGTGCCGGCAACAGCGTAAACCGCTCCATACGCTCAAAGTCTGCCGGCCAGCGTTGAACCAAAGCGGGTGGCAGGCTTGTCAAGGCGGCGCCACGGCTGACCCGTGTAGCGTATTTACCGAGCGCAATGTTAGTTTGGCGGGTGGTGTACAGCAGTTGCTGACAAACCTCGGTGCAGCTGTCTGCCACCACCAGCAACAACCACGTGGCGCTGGTTTGTGTGGGGCCAAAACGGGCTGCCAACGGCGTGCCTTCCACGGTTTGCAACTGCAAATCGCTTAGCGGAACAAGGGGAGTCACCAGCGCACCATTGTTAGTATGCTCAGCCGGATTGAGCCAGCCGCCATAGAACATCGCACTGGCCAGAATAATCGGGCCAAAACCCACCGCCATGAGCAGCAGGGCCATGCGCCGCCCTTTGCGTATCTGCTGCGGGCTCATGGGCTTGGGCGAAGCTGTTTGCGAATTCTGTTGGGCCACCGTTGTTGTCATTATTGGCTCCTGAACGGGTCACGGCTGTTGTAGGACGACTATTAAGTAGAACTGCGAAAAATTACTACAGGATTGCTGTATCGCTAATCTGCAGCTTTACGGTAACTGGCCACTACCGTCAATACAGTCAGCATTAGCGCCAACGCAAACCACTGGGTGGCGTAACCGTAGTGGGTTGCGGCGGCCATTCGGTCTGGCGCCCAGTCGGCCCGCAATGCGCCCGGCTGGCTCTGGTCAGCCAGGCGCAAAATCAACCCGGGCAATTCCGGCACCACGTCTTGCGCCACCTCCGGAGGCAGGCTTTGCACTCGCCTTGGCCAACCACTGCCTGCCTGAACGGCCGCCAGCAACGGTGGTTGGGGAAAGTCTGCCAGGCGTCCAGAAATTTCTACCCGTTCTTGTGTTACTAAGGTTTCCGGCAACTGCTGACGGGTACGCGGTGCAATCACCCAGCCGCGATTGACCACCAGCGCCGGCCCCTGGACTGGATAAAACACCGTTAACACCTCGTATCCAGCCATGCCATCGCGGGTGCGATTGTCCAGCAGCCAAGTGGTATCGCCGTATGACCCGTTAAGCTTCACGGGTCGACCTGCATCCAGGCCCTGCTCTACCAGCTGCGGCCAGGCCAGTTCAGACGTCTGCTGGTCCCACTGGCCCTGCTGTTGCTGTTTGAACTCGGCACGCTGCAGCTGCCACACTCCCAAACCCAGTAACAGCGGCAAAAACAAACCGCTGAACAGCATAAGACGCCAATCCCAGTGCCAGTAACGCCGTGGACCCTGCAAATCACCCATGCTTTGCTATAGTGAACAGACCAGCTAAACGAACGGACCTGTACATGTTAAAAACACTCATTGTTACCCTATTACTGGCGGTGATCGTTAGCCTGTTCAGCGGCCTGTTTTTTCTGATCCGCGACGGGGGAAAAACCAATCGCGTCATTAACTCTCTAGCGCTGCGCGTTGCCCTGAGCGTGCTGTTGCTGCTGGTCATTCTGCTGTCGCTCTGGCAAGGCGGCCTGACGCTAAATCCCACGCCCTGACTGCAGCCCCGCCCGCAGCACTATAGCCACTGATGAGCGATGTCAGATCACGTACACAAAGACAAACAACACCATCCACACCACGTCGACAAAATGCCAGTACCAGGCCGCCGCTTCGAACCCGAAGTGGTTGTCGGCGCTGAAATGACCTTTGATGATGCGTATTAACATTACAATCAGCATGATGGTGCCCAAAATCACGTGGGCGCCGTGGAACCCGGTCAGCATGAAGAAGGTGCTGCCATAAATCCCGGACTGCAGAGTCAGGTTCAGGTCCTGATAGGCGTGCATGTATTCTTCGGCCTGCAAACCCACAAATACCAGCGCCAGAATAATAGTGGCACCCAACCACAGCTTCAGTTTTTTACGGCTACCGGCCTTTAACGCATGATGGGCAACGGTAATGGTGAATGACGAACTCACCAATAATATGGTGTTTATCAACGGCAAGCCCCAGGGCCCTATGACGCCCTTGGGCGCTGGGTACAAACTGGGGTCAGGCGTGTTAATCAGCGGCCAGGTCGCCTGAAACCCTTCCCATAACATATTCGAGCTACCGCGATCGCCCTCGCCCCCCAACCAGGGAACGGCAAACACACGAGCGTAAAACAACGCGCCAAAAAACGCCGCAAAAAACATGATTTCAGAAAAAATGAACCAGCTCATGCCCCAGCGGAAAGACCGGTCCATTTGCGGGCTGTAAAGGCCAGCACGGCTTTCACGTACCACGCTGCCAAACCAGCCGAAAATCATATAGGCCATCAGTGACAGGCCCACCGCAAAGATTATCCACCCGCTGCTGGTGCTGGCACCCTGACCGCCATCGACCATAATGGTCGCCGCACCGAACAGCGTCGTACCCAATCCAAAAGTAGCAATAATCGGCCACTTGCTTTGTTCCGGTACGTAATACTCCTGGTGTTCCGACATGATTAATGCACCTCCGGTGGTGTGGAGAAGGTGTGGTAGGGCGCAGGTGAAGGCACCGTCCATTCCAGGCCCTCCGCGCCGTCCCAGGGCTTGGCCGCCGCTGGCTCACCGTTGCCGCGGGCGCATTTTACTACAATGAACAGGAACAGAAGCTGGGTAGCCCCGAACAGGAATGCACCTATGCTTGACACCATGTTGAAATCGGCAAATTGCAGGGCGTAATCCGGAATTCGCCGCGGCATACCCGCCAGCCCCAAAAAGTGCATGGGGAAAAACGCCAGGTTCATACCCACGAACGACAACCAGAAATGGGTCTTGGCCAGGGTTTCGTCATACATGTAGCCGGTCCACTTGGGCAGCCAGAAGTACGCAGAAGCAAAGATGCCAAAGATTGCGCCGGGAACCAGCACGTAGTGGAAATGCGCCACCACAAAGTAGGTGTCGTGGTATTGGAAATCGGCCGGAGCAATGGCCAGCATCAGCCCGGAAAACCCGCCCACACTGAACAGAATAATGAACGCGATGGCAAACAGCATGGGTGCCTCAAACGTCAGCGAACCGCGGAACATGGTCGCTACCCAATTAAACACCTTAACCCCGGTGGGTACCGCAATCAGCAAAGTGGCATACATAAAGAACAGCTGGCCGGCGACGGGAATACCCACCGTAAACATGTGGTGGGCCCATACCAGGAACGACAGCAGTGCAATGGCGCACGTCGCGTACACCATAGAGGCATGGCCAAACAGCGGTTTACGGGAAAACGCCGGAACTATGTGAGAAATAGCGCCGAACGCCGGCAAAATCATGATGTACACCTCGGGGTGCCCGAAGAACCAGAATATATGCTGGAACAGCACCGGATCGCCGCCACCGGAGGCGTCAAAGAAGCTGGTACCGAAGTTGATGTCCATCAGCATCATGGTCAACACGCCTGCCAGCACCGGCATAACCGCCAGCAAAAGAAACGCGGTAATCAGCCAGGTCCATACAAACAGGGGCATTTTCATCAGGGTCATGCCCGGCGCACGCATGTTCAGAATGGTGGCAATCACGTTGATGGCGCCCATAATCGACGACGCACCGGCAATGTGCAGGGCAAAGATAAAGTAAGTGGTGCTGGGCGGACCGTAAGTGGTCGACAGCGGCGCGTAAAAGGTCCAGCCGAAGTTGGGGCCGCCGCCGTCCATAAACAGAGTGGATAACAGAATCAGGAAGGCGCAGGGCAGCAACCAAAAGCTCCAGTTGTTCATCCGCGGCAGGGCCATGTCCGGTGCGCCGATCATCAGCGGTAACATCCAGTTAGCCAGGCCCACAAAGGCCGGCATCACCGCACCAAACACCATAATGAGGCCGTGCATGGTGGTCATCTGGTTGAAAAATTCCGGCTGTACGATTTGTAGCCCGGGCTGGAACAGTTCGGCGCGGATGCCCATGGCCATGGTGCCGCCCAACAGGAACATAGCAAAACTGAACATCAGGTACATGGACCCGATATCTTTGTGGTTGGTCGTGAACAGCCAACGAGTCCAACCCTTGGCTGGGCCGTGATGATCGTGGTTCTGCCCTAAAGAATGCTCTGAGGTGTGAGCGTCTGCAACCGTACTCATAATATCTCCCGTAACCGCCGTTTTATTCTTGTAGTGATCTGGGTTGGCAGCATGTCGCCGCCAACGGGTCACTGTTGTTGCTGGTTTTTGTAATCAAAAATGTCCTTGGGCGTAACCATATCGCCCACGTTATTACCCCAGGCGTTACGCTCGTAGGTGATGATCGCCGCAATATCGACTTCGCTAAGCTGCTCGCCAAAGGCTTGCATGGCGGTACCGCGCCTGCCGTTAACTACAATATCGATATGGCCAGCCATGTCCCCAACGGCGATGGCACTGCCACGCAGCGCAGGGAACGACGGCGGCAAGCCGCTGCCGTCGGCCTGGTGGCAGGCAGCACAGGTACTTTGATAGCTTTGCTCGCCGCGCTCCATCAGCTCCGCCATGGTCCATTCTTTCTGGCTCAGCTCTTTTTCCTTCTCGGCCGCAGCGCGTTGCTCGCCAATCCAGGTCTGGTATTCGGCTTGCGGCACCGCTTCCACCACAATGGGCATAAAGCCATGGCCTCTACCGCACAGCTCGGTGCACTGGCCGCGATAAGTGCCCGGCGTATCCACCCGAATCCAGGCTTCGTTAATAAATCCGGGAATCGCGTCTTTTTTCAGGCCAAATTCAGGCACCCACCAGGAGTGGATTACATCGTTTGCAGTCAGCAGTAACCGCACCTTTTGGCCCACCGGCACTACCAACGGGTTGTCAACTTCCAGTAGGTAGTTCTCGCCCTTGGCCTGGCGGTTGTTGATCTGGTCGCGGGGGGTGCTCAGGTTAGAGAAAAAGCCGACCTCTTCGTCCAGATAATCGTACTTCCATCGCCACTGATAACCGGTGATTTTGATGTCCACATCGGCTTCGGTGGTGTCATACATATCAATCAGCGTAGCGGTGGCCGGAATCGCCATAGCCACAAGAATAACCAAAGGAATGATGGTCCAGAGCACTTCCACCGTGGTGTTCTCGTGGAAGTTCGCGGGTTTGTGACCGCGAGACTTACGATGGGCGAAGATCGACCAGAACATGACGCCGAACACCACAACACCGATAACAACACAGATCCACAAAATGGTCATGTGCAAGCCGTAAATGTCGTTGCTACTCTGGGTAACACCGGGGCTCATGTTCATAGTCCAGTCCGCCATGGACATCACCGGGAACAGAGCCAAGCCGCATAGGGCCAAAGCCCGTTTTGCGCGCACACGCATATTGCGTCTCCACATGGATTATGATTGTCGGGTGAAAGACTGCTTTCGAATATCTCAAATACCAGTATAGACACGTATAACGAAAAAGCTAGCAAACAGCTGAAATTCAACAATGTTATGATTCCAGCGCTTTACCGCCGTGACTATTCTGGATAGCCGTTTATGAAGCCCTTGCACCGTTTAACCCGCCTGGATCGCCGATTGTGGGCGTTGGCGTGGCCGTTGATGCTCACCAACCTGACTGTCCCGATGCTTGGCCTGGTAGACACCGCTGTGCTGGGGCACCTGCCGGATCCGCAATATCTTGGCGCCGTGGCTGTAGGCGCCAACCTGTTCAGCATTCTGTACTGGACCTTCGGCTTTATGCGCATGGGCACCACCGGTTTGGCGGCTCAAGCCTGGGGCAAACGTGACGAGCACGAGCAGGTGGCACTGCTGGTGCGCTCGCTGTTGCTGGCGGTGGCCATCGGTCTGTTGCTGATTACTTTTCAACAGCCATTGATACACACAGGCCTGGCGCTGATGAACCCCAGCGCCGGCGTGCTGGAACTGGCCTCCGAATACGCCGCCATACGCATCTGGAGCGCGCCGGCGGTGCTGTGCCAGTACACCTTGGTGGGCTGGCTGATTGGCACCCAGTATTCCCGCGGCCCAATGATCATGCTGGTGGTGGCCAACGGCGTGAATCTGGTGCTAGACGTGCTGTTTGTGACCGGGTTCGGCTGGAACAGCCGCGGTGTGGCCATGGCTACGGTGATCGCGGAATACGGTGCGGCGCTGATTGGTTTGGCGATCGTGTTACGGCGCATGCCAGAAGGCCAGCGCATGACCCGCGCGCTGATCGGCACCCTTGCAGACTACCGGCGCATACTTCAGGTAAACCGTTTTATTATGGTTCGCACCATCGCCTTGCTGCTGGCGTTTGCCTTTTTTACCGCTCAAGGCGCGCGCCAGGGCGACGCTATTCTGGCCGCCAACGCGGTACTGTTTACTTTTCTGCTGGTTATTTCCAACGCTCTGGATGGCTTTGCAAACGCCGCTGAAGCTCTGATCGGCGAGGCCGTCGGCCGTGACAACCGGCGCCAGTTCAAGCGGGTATTCGACACCGCCCTGCGCTGGTCGATTTGGGGTGCCTTACTCCTGACAGCGCTTTTTGTGCTGGGCGGGCAGGCGTTGATCGGATTATTAACCAACATCGAATCCGTGCAAATTAACGCCTGGCAGTATCTGCCCTGGGTGTGGCTGCTGCCTTTCACCGCGGTGTGGGGGTTTCTGTTTGACGGCGTTTTCATTGGTGCCACCCAAACCCGAGCCATGCAGAACACCATGCTGTTTGCCGCCCTGGGCGTGTATTTGCCGGTGTGGTGGCTGACCACCGGCTGGGGAAATCACGGGTTGTGGTTTGCGATGATCAGCCTGATGCTGGCACGAGCTTTGAGTATGGGATTGGTATACCTGCATTTTAATCGTCAGGGGCGCTGGTTTCGTAGTAATGAAGGCCCATAACCGCAGCCCGCAGCCAGATTAAATTGTTGACGCCCTGGCCGGCAAGGCTGAAATAGTCGTCTACACTTTATTAACATCACAGGCTTCACCCTGCGCCTAACCAGGCCATTTGCCTGCACAACCCATATACCCGTGACATGAACGGGAGGCGCCTTGCGATCCTTTTACGTATCGACACCGGCAACCGTGCACATGACTCCGAAAGCAGTTCTGGACATCATTGACACTGCAAGGTGCAGGGAAGCCCGCTCAGGCGCTTTTTTGCGCCACCTGCAGCTACGTGCCCAGGCGCTGCCAATGTGCATCAGCTTTAACAGTCGAGCACC
This window encodes:
- a CDS encoding COX15/CtaA family protein, producing MTKNYASNTESITVPRLMLRLAVLAVGLAVGVIMLGAWTRLVHAGLGCPDWPGCYGFLTVPQSETSIAIANVRFPETPVDVAKGWPEMIHRYAAGMLGLLVFGLAAYAVRQRKRNVPVKLPLFIAGFIVLQGAFGMWTVTLKLWPQVVALHLLGGFTTLSLLALLVLRLRSRVRGGSAQTAVLKSACSGSGLRRWLYGGLLLVVMQIALGAWTAANYAAVACTDLPTCGGQWWPQGMDFAHGFDITQHVGPNYLGGQLNADGRVAIHVSHRLGAAVVLVYFSVLLALLWARRRRNGLGQSVAVVAVVLLAQIALGLANVILYIPLAVAVAHNATGALLLLSVIQLIWHQRQLSQGLPAQLSGVKNNSMNSGKHQEITA
- a CDS encoding SURF1 family protein, with translation MGDLQGPRRYWHWDWRLMLFSGLFLPLLLGLGVWQLQRAEFKQQQQGQWDQQTSELAWPQLVEQGLDAGRPVKLNGSYGDTTWLLDNRTRDGMAGYEVLTVFYPVQGPALVVNRGWVIAPRTRQQLPETLVTQERVEISGRLADFPQPPLLAAVQAGSGWPRRVQSLPPEVAQDVVPELPGLILRLADQSQPGALRADWAPDRMAAATHYGYATQWFALALMLTVLTVVASYRKAAD
- a CDS encoding twin transmembrane helix small protein, coding for MLKTLIVTLLLAVIVSLFSGLFFLIRDGGKTNRVINSLALRVALSVLLLLVILLSLWQGGLTLNPTP
- a CDS encoding cytochrome c oxidase subunit 3 is translated as MSEHQEYYVPEQSKWPIIATFGLGTTLFGAATIMVDGGQGASTSSGWIIFAVGLSLMAYMIFGWFGSVVRESRAGLYSPQMDRSFRWGMSWFIFSEIMFFAAFFGALFYARVFAVPWLGGEGDRGSSNMLWEGFQATWPLINTPDPSLYPAPKGVIGPWGLPLINTILLVSSSFTITVAHHALKAGSRKKLKLWLGATIILALVFVGLQAEEYMHAYQDLNLTLQSGIYGSTFFMLTGFHGAHVILGTIMLIVMLIRIIKGHFSADNHFGFEAAAWYWHFVDVVWMVLFVFVYVI
- the ctaD gene encoding cytochrome c oxidase subunit I, translating into MSTVADAHTSEHSLGQNHDHHGPAKGWTRWLFTTNHKDIGSMYLMFSFAMFLLGGTMAMGIRAELFQPGLQIVQPEFFNQMTTMHGLIMVFGAVMPAFVGLANWMLPLMIGAPDMALPRMNNWSFWLLPCAFLILLSTLFMDGGGPNFGWTFYAPLSTTYGPPSTTYFIFALHIAGASSIMGAINVIATILNMRAPGMTLMKMPLFVWTWLITAFLLLAVMPVLAGVLTMMLMDINFGTSFFDASGGGDPVLFQHIFWFFGHPEVYIMILPAFGAISHIVPAFSRKPLFGHASMVYATCAIALLSFLVWAHHMFTVGIPVAGQLFFMYATLLIAVPTGVKVFNWVATMFRGSLTFEAPMLFAIAFIILFSVGGFSGLMLAIAPADFQYHDTYFVVAHFHYVLVPGAIFGIFASAYFWLPKWTGYMYDETLAKTHFWLSFVGMNLAFFPMHFLGLAGMPRRIPDYALQFADFNMVSSIGAFLFGATQLLFLFIVVKCARGNGEPAAAKPWDGAEGLEWTVPSPAPYHTFSTPPEVH
- the coxB gene encoding cytochrome c oxidase subunit II; its protein translation is MRVRAKRALALCGLALFPVMSMADWTMNMSPGVTQSSNDIYGLHMTILWICVVIGVVVFGVMFWSIFAHRKSRGHKPANFHENTTVEVLWTIIPLVILVAMAIPATATLIDMYDTTEADVDIKITGYQWRWKYDYLDEEVGFFSNLSTPRDQINNRQAKGENYLLEVDNPLVVPVGQKVRLLLTANDVIHSWWVPEFGLKKDAIPGFINEAWIRVDTPGTYRGQCTELCGRGHGFMPIVVEAVPQAEYQTWIGEQRAAAEKEKELSQKEWTMAELMERGEQSYQSTCAACHQADGSGLPPSFPALRGSAIAVGDMAGHIDIVVNGRRGTAMQAFGEQLSEVDIAAIITYERNAWGNNVGDMVTPKDIFDYKNQQQQ
- a CDS encoding MATE family efflux transporter, translated to MKPLHRLTRLDRRLWALAWPLMLTNLTVPMLGLVDTAVLGHLPDPQYLGAVAVGANLFSILYWTFGFMRMGTTGLAAQAWGKRDEHEQVALLVRSLLLAVAIGLLLITFQQPLIHTGLALMNPSAGVLELASEYAAIRIWSAPAVLCQYTLVGWLIGTQYSRGPMIMLVVANGVNLVLDVLFVTGFGWNSRGVAMATVIAEYGAALIGLAIVLRRMPEGQRMTRALIGTLADYRRILQVNRFIMVRTIALLLAFAFFTAQGARQGDAILAANAVLFTFLLVISNALDGFANAAEALIGEAVGRDNRRQFKRVFDTALRWSIWGALLLTALFVLGGQALIGLLTNIESVQINAWQYLPWVWLLPFTAVWGFLFDGVFIGATQTRAMQNTMLFAALGVYLPVWWLTTGWGNHGLWFAMISLMLARALSMGLVYLHFNRQGRWFRSNEGP